The window GGTGCAGGGCAAGCGCGAGATGATCTTAACCGATACCCGAGGCATGACGCTCTATCACTTCACTCCTGATACCCCAACTAAGGCCGCGTGCACGGGAGGGTGCGCGAAGACGTGGCCGCCGTTGTTGAGCAAATCCATGCCAACCCATGCCGCGGGATTATCCGGCAAGCTCAGCATCGTCAACGATGACAACGGTTCCCAAGTAAGCTACAATGGCCACCTCCTGTACACGTACTCGGGAGACACTGCTCCCGGCCAAGCGACCGGCGACGGGTTGCTCGGCAAATGGTTCGCGACCAAGCCTGGCCTGCCGGCTGCGGCGTCTGGCAGCCCGAGCAGCACCTCCAGCAGCAGCAAGGGTGGGGGCGGCTGGTAAGGCGCCACCCTCGGCCAGAGTCATTGGTCCAACGTACGGATTGATATCGGCGCCGGCGTCTTGGGCGATCAGACAAGCCCACAACGGTGGATAGTGGACGCAAGGACAACGCGACCGTGAGGCTGGCAGATAGCGCTACTGAGGGCTGGCACGATCAGGCGGTCCGGTCGGCCGGACTGCGAATGTAGCGCCCTCGGGTACGGGTACCACAGTCCGCGTCGCGATCAGTCTCGTCCAGAACGCCGGAGCCGGGTACGCGCGACGAGCGTGTCTCGCTCGCCCGGCTCTACAATCTCAGGGAGACGATCGGCAAGGAGAGCCGGGCTAAGGGAGAGCAGCGTGGCACGCCCGTGAACACCCTAAGCGTCCGTACTATCATCCTCGGGGCCTCCGCCGTGCTGCTGGCATCCCGGATCATCATCAAACGTGAGTTGCAGATTCCGCAGGCCATCCGTAGATCCATCGTCGAAACGCTGGACGCCTGCATTCCTGCGGCGGTGCTCAGTCTCGTCATCGTCACGTTCATCGCCCAGGCGTTCTACATTCCCTCCGGGTCGATGGAACCGACGCTCATGGTCAACGACCGGATTCTCGTCGCGAAGTTTCTGTATCGCTTCGAGCCGGTCCGCCGTGGCGACGTGGTTGTCTTCCGCCTTCCATTGAACCCAGCGCGCGACTTCGTGAAGCGCGTCATCGGGCTGCCTGGCGAACGCATCCGGCTCAGGGAGGGCGTAGTGTTCGTGGGCCGCCAGCGAATCTCCGCGAAAGGCTACACAATTCGGCCGGACCTCGGCGACTACGGACCGATCACGGTCCCATCGAGGATGTACTTCGTGCTGGGCGACAACCGCAACAACAGCGAGGACAGCCGGTTCTTCGGCTATGTACCTCGAGCAAATATCATCGGCAAGGCGATTCTCATCTATTGGCCTCCTGAGCGGATTAGCGCTGTGCATTAAAACTGAACCCGATCGACCGGGAGATCGCAGGAATCAACAAGCTCACCACGATCGCGCAGATATAATGCTGCGCGAGGCTTGGACCGATGGACGCGATTGAGATGTAATGGTGCGAAAATCGGCCGATGTGGAACAGGGCGAGCATCTGTAGGAGTGGCGTCACGATCCCCGCAAACGGCACCAGCGGGAGGTGCCGGACGGCCGGAAAGGGCAACGTCACGACCACGATACTGTCAACAGTCGCCACGAGAAGGCTCGTCAGCCACAGCGCGGCGACCGGCCGCGGCGAGATGCGGCTCCACAACCAGTAGACGACACCGCCGAGTGCACCTGCCAGTACGGACGATCCAGCGGCGGCATCGGCGGGCGGGAGACGAACGTGGAGGAGAAGCACTACGCCAACGTTCACCAAGCCGGCAACGGCGCCGGCGCCGACGCCGGCTACCAGTGAGGATGGCAATGTCGGGGCGGTGACTGCATTCGTGCGGACTGTGTCAAGTCCCATAGGTCACCTGTGTTCGCGGCCTCGATCTCTCGAGCAATCGCTTCCACATCTCTATATCCCCCCAGGTCTCACACGCAGGTAACCACCCCGTAACAGATGTGTCACTGGTAGCCAGCCACCTCGTGAAGCGCCGCGACGCAACCTGCCCTGCGGTATTTTGGCTGCTCGAGACGCTCCGGGAGACGCAGCATAGCCGAACTTGAACGCTGGTCGCATCACTTTGTCGCTGACGGCACGCACGAAGCGTACGCGGTTCGAGGCGCGGGCAGAGAGGAGCGCCCCGCCTCGCCCGCTGGTGTGGGAAAAAGTGTGGTCGCGCGGGTGCGACTGTTGGGGTGCCGAGCCCATTCTGCGCCGCGGCTGCGAAAATGAAAACGTACCGTGACAGGACCGTGACAACGTCTCACGGTGCAGGTACTACCGTTTCACTGATGGTCCTGCGAGGACATCTGTGGAGAGACCGAACAGGTCACAGAGGGGGTGTCACCGATGGCGCGGATGTGGGTTGTGGCTTGGCTCGGAGCAACAGCTGCTGCTGTATCCTTCGCAAAAAAGATCGAGGAGCGGCGTACGGTGGGTGCGTTGTGGTCCGCTAGCTGCTACGCGCGAGATGCCGGTAACCATCGGGTGAGATACTCCGTCGCCCCTCGCAGATCTGTCCCCGCGCACCGGAAGGCGACATGCCCATCCGGACGAACGAGATACTGACCGGTGTTCTCGATGCCGAGCCGCGCAAACGCCTGACCATCGGCGTCAACGAGCGCTTCTGCCGCATCGTCGCGCGTCAAGTGTTTGATCTCAATCAAACCCGTGGAGGCCTGGGTTAGATCGCTCAGTTGGCGCTTGTCCCATACGTTGAATGGACCACAGAGCAATAGGTGGTGATGAGCGCCGCAGAGTTCCTGTTGCAGGTATGTCACCACGCCGGCGCGTCGCACAGGGGCATCGGGCAGACGGTCACCAGCTCTCGGCCCTCGCCGCAGCGGCGGATCGCCTTCGGTGACGAGGGGACTTGTTCGGTAGTGAATGCCCAGCTGCGATACGAAATGGAATCCGAGTGCGCGAAGGCTTGGGTGCCTCAGGGCTGGCGCGAGAACCCCGCGGACGAGTATTCGCCGAAGCCACATAATGGCTTGATTGCCGGACAGGGATCGCGCAAACGCCGAAAAGAGGCGGTCCGTGGCACGTAGTAGCGTCCGGCCGACGGGCCAACGCTCGTCGTTGTAGGTATCGATCAGCCGATCATCTGCCCGTCCGTGAGCCACTAACGCGATCTTCCAGCCTAGATTCCACGCGTCCTGAATGCCGGTATTCATCCCCTGAGCGCCCACGGGGCTGTGGATGTGCGCCGCGTCGCCCGCCAAGAAGATGCGACCCTTTCGGTACTGTGCTGCTTGGCGATGATGTAATCGAAAGCGCGTAAGCCACGCAGCGTCGCGGAGGGTCACGGACCCGTATGTGGGATCGGTCACGATTCCTTGCAGATCGGCGAGCGAGAGCTCGTGTGTGGTGACCTCGTCGTGGTCGCTGACTACGCGATCGGGCGCACCGCCGGCCTCCATCGCCATGACTCGCCATGTGGTTGGCTTGCCGAGCGGGAAGAACATCGCGAAACCCCGCCCCGCCCCGAACGCGTGGATCGCGTCGAGTGGCATGAGCCCATCGGCCTCAACGTCCCCGAGCGCGAATTCCTGTGGATAGGCGCCTCCTTCGAAAGGAATGCCGGCACCCTTCCGCACGGTGCTGTGCGCTCCGTCGCAGCCGACCAGATACGATACGCGGATCTGCTCCTCGCGACCGTTAGCATGCCGCAACAGACAGCGGCACGAATCCTGGTCGTGTTCGAAACTCACCAGTTCGACGCTTCTCTCGATCGCCACGCCCTTCAACACGAGGTGCTCGGTCAACACTGCTTCGGTGTCCGACTGCGAGACAAATAGAATGTACGGAAAGCGAGTGTCCGAGCGGCCGATGCTTCCGAGGTCAATGCTCACGGGCTCGCCGCGATCGACGTGC is drawn from bacterium and contains these coding sequences:
- the lepB gene encoding signal peptidase I, whose protein sequence is MLLASRIIIKRELQIPQAIRRSIVETLDACIPAAVLSLVIVTFIAQAFYIPSGSMEPTLMVNDRILVAKFLYRFEPVRRGDVVVFRLPLNPARDFVKRVIGLPGERIRLREGVVFVGRQRISAKGYTIRPDLGDYGPITVPSRMYFVLGDNRNNSEDSRFFGYVPRANIIGKAILIYWPPERISAVH
- a CDS encoding FAD-dependent monooxygenase, which codes for MDSKPATSLTELEVLIVGAGPSGLTLAGQLARFNVRFRIIDKANDRARESRALAVQARSLEVLQCLGLGEMLASRGRTTTRLMLHVDRGEPVSIDLGSIGRSDTRFPYILFVSQSDTEAVLTEHLVLKGVAIERSVELVSFEHDQDSCRCLLRHANGREEQIRVSYLVGCDGAHSTVRKGAGIPFEGGAYPQEFALGDVEADGLMPLDAIHAFGAGRGFAMFFPLGKPTTWRVMAMEAGGAPDRVVSDHDEVTTHELSLADLQGIVTDPTYGSVTLRDAAWLTRFRLHHRQAAQYRKGRIFLAGDAAHIHSPVGAQGMNTGIQDAWNLGWKIALVAHGRADDRLIDTYNDERWPVGRTLLRATDRLFSAFARSLSGNQAIMWLRRILVRGVLAPALRHPSLRALGFHFVSQLGIHYRTSPLVTEGDPPLRRGPRAGDRLPDAPVRRAGVVTYLQQELCGAHHHLLLCGPFNVWDKRQLSDLTQASTGLIEIKHLTRDDAAEALVDADGQAFARLGIENTGQYLVRPDGHVAFRCAGTDLRGATEYLTRWLPASRA